Genomic window (ANME-2 cluster archaeon):
ACTTTTAATGAACATCACATTGGGCACGGTCACCAGATTGCCGTCTTCGTCCAGCAGTACGGTATTGAGGTCGGTTATCTCTATGACCTTGCCGCTTAAGCCTTCAATGGAGAGCGTATCCCCTACTTTATACTGGAGGCTCAAAAAGGAGCGGGAGACGAAGTTCTGGAGCACTGGATAGGCTGACAGGAAAAAGCCTATGGCTGCCAGCGCGGTGAGAAGGAGAAGTATGTCTGTGGATACGCCGACCTGGTTGATGGCAAGGATGATACCTACGGCCCAGACGAGCAGGAAAATGTACCTCTGTATGCGGGCGGCCAGGTAGGAGGAGGATGAGTGCAGGGCTGTTGATATCAGGGTCTTTGAGATGTGGGCGATGAGTGCTGTTACCAGGATGATGAGAAGAAATGCTCCTATTTCTATTGCGATTTGGATCAATTGGATTTGATCGGGAAATACCAAATTATACCCTTCCTTTGCTTGAAAGTTCTGCATTATGATAAATGTGATGTGAATAGTGTAAATGGACTACCTGTATCAAAAATGTTTCCTGTTTATTGCGGTATGGTGAGGGTGAAAGATATTTATGATGCAAGGTTCAATATTATAATAAAACGCGGGAGGAAAAACATGAAAAATGGATACATTCTGATGATCTCGATCGTCATTTAATTTTTGTCGGTACACTCTGTACAGGCAGCGGAAAACGAATTCGGTGAAATCCCGGTCTGGTGTAATGGTGAGAAGGCCACGGTGAACGACCTTGATGTGAAGATCGACGAGCCCATCACCATTACGGTCAGGGTGATGTCCAGGATAGACGGTTATGTTGATATGAAGTTGAAAGAACCCTGGACGACCAAATCATTTGAGGTCATTTCAGGTCCCAGCGATACTGGTGAATGGTTCACGGAACCGAAAGTGTATCCGGGCTGGACACAGGAGTATACCTGGATACTCACTCCCAATGGTGAGTGGACACAGGGCCGGACACCCATCCTGGTGGATGTAACCTTTCACAAAGACAGCGATACCAAAATGACACTGGGAATGACCGTCGTCAGTCCCACTATCCTCGATAAGCACTACATTGCACCGGATAAGACCGTCCGGAAAGATGAGGAAGCAGGCGATTTGCCGGTTTCTGTTCCCAATGATGCGCCGGGATTCGGGATTGTGGGGGCGCTGGTGGGAGTTGTGGTTGTGATGTTGAGGAGAACGAAATAACTCCTTTTTTAGCTGTGATGTGGACCCCCTGCTCACCACTGATATTGAGGACGGCAGGAGCCTGAACCAGAGTGGACACCCTTTATCTTAATCCCCCTCCGGACCGGGGCACCATGAATCCCGCGAGTGGCTGCCGCCGGCCAGTGAAGGCTCAACCGGGCCCGGGGTGGAGGGTGCGCTGGGGGGCCTGGTCTG
Coding sequences:
- a CDS encoding sarcinarray family MAST domain-containing protein — protein: MSVHSVQAAENEFGEIPVWCNGEKATVNDLDVKIDEPITITVRVMSRIDGYVDMKLKEPWTTKSFEVISGPSDTGEWFTEPKVYPGWTQEYTWILTPNGEWTQGRTPILVDVTFHKDSDTKMTLGMTVVSPTILDKHYIAPDKTVRKDEEAGDLPVSVPNDAPGFGIVGALVGVVVVMLRRTK
- a CDS encoding mechanosensitive ion channel family protein — its product is MIQIAIEIGAFLLIILVTALIAHISKTLISTALHSSSSYLAARIQRYIFLLVWAVGIILAINQVGVSTDILLLLTALAAIGFFLSAYPVLQNFVSRSFLSLQYKVGDTLSIEGLSGKVIEITDLNTVLLDEDGNLVTVPNVMFIKSIWTKYQPAGYELTLPVVIKKDIDTVAFETALLESIVNLKKYFKRSAAVVTSKTDDKTIELSLIMNLKDPEKKSLVTTEINEKVERLKVEFTHKAEEIKKEEKLNEIKDIGK